The Scomber japonicus isolate fScoJap1 chromosome 8, fScoJap1.pri, whole genome shotgun sequence genome has a segment encoding these proteins:
- the LOC128363300 gene encoding small integral membrane protein 32-like: MLRQILLNSTDTPDFDLVLMAQSSTHAPASLNASHGGSVSVAALLRPTTGRGGGLRDGELHKPDLITYIVMCLLLFLLVLLIVFFINCQLRNSFFASMPYDRSLREARTSYK; encoded by the coding sequence ATGCTGAGACAGATCCTCCTGAACTCCACCGACACGCCGGACTTCGACTTGGTACTCATGGCCCAGTCGTCCACGCACGCCCCCGCCTCCCTAAACGCCTCCCACGGCGGCTCGGTAAGTGTGGCCGCACTCCTGAGACCCACCACGGGGCGGGGTGGAGGGCTCCGCGATGGAGAGCTCCACAAACCGGACCTGATCACCTACATAGTCATGTGCCTACTGCTCTTCCTGTTGGTGCTGCTCATTGTGTTCTTCATCAACTGCCAGCTCCGGAACTCTTTCTTCGCCTCCATGCCATATGACAGGTCGCTGAGAGAGGCCCGGACATCGTACAAGTAG